One genomic window of Halolamina sediminis includes the following:
- a CDS encoding glutaredoxin family protein — MANITLYEVEGCPYCAKVTSKLDELGLEYDSVMVPSSHDKRDEVKEISGQTGVPVLVDEEHGVEGMPESDDIVEYLDETYGSAA; from the coding sequence ATGGCGAACATCACGCTCTACGAAGTCGAAGGCTGCCCGTACTGCGCGAAAGTGACCAGCAAGCTCGACGAGCTCGGACTGGAGTACGACTCGGTGATGGTCCCCTCCAGCCACGACAAGCGCGACGAAGTGAAGGAGATCTCGGGCCAGACCGGCGTACCAGTCCTCGTCGACGAAGAGCACGGCGTCGAGGGGATGCCAGAGAGCGACGACATCGTTGAGTACCTCGACGAGACGTACGGCAGCGCCGCGTAA
- a CDS encoding transcriptional regulator, protein MSRTALIENVTAMLQDAGFLVSERCAIRPKSFDVAARRGEELVLLKVLGNVDAFDAATGREMRRLGEYLSATPMVVGMRTRDEELKPEVVYFRHGVPAMHPDTAFDLFVEDVPPLIYAAPGGLYVNIDGDMLSESRQKQDWSLGKLASELGVSRRTVSKYEDGMNASIDVAVKLEELFDQPFTSPMNVMEGAEEVRDADPTPDPPEADPDDEHVVGVLTRAGFTVHPTTRAPFNSVSEDEERRGGDGAKLLTGHSEFTPSAEKRARIMSSLGQVTKTRSVYFVEDEASRESVKGTALVSCDELGETDDPEAVRDLIRERAAEPGEA, encoded by the coding sequence ATGAGCCGTACAGCGCTTATCGAGAACGTCACGGCGATGCTGCAGGACGCCGGGTTCCTCGTCAGCGAGCGCTGTGCGATCCGGCCCAAGAGCTTCGACGTCGCGGCCCGGCGCGGCGAGGAGCTCGTGCTGCTGAAAGTACTCGGGAACGTGGACGCGTTCGACGCCGCCACCGGGCGGGAGATGCGCCGGCTCGGGGAGTACCTCTCGGCGACGCCGATGGTCGTGGGGATGCGGACCCGCGACGAGGAGCTGAAGCCCGAAGTGGTGTACTTCCGCCACGGCGTGCCCGCGATGCATCCGGACACCGCGTTCGACCTGTTCGTCGAGGACGTGCCGCCGCTGATCTACGCGGCCCCCGGCGGGCTGTACGTCAACATCGATGGCGACATGCTCTCGGAGAGCCGACAGAAGCAGGACTGGAGCTTGGGGAAGCTCGCGTCCGAACTCGGGGTCTCCCGGCGCACCGTCTCGAAGTACGAGGACGGGATGAACGCCTCCATCGACGTGGCGGTGAAGCTGGAGGAGCTGTTCGACCAGCCGTTCACCTCACCGATGAACGTGATGGAGGGCGCCGAGGAGGTCCGCGACGCCGACCCGACCCCGGACCCACCCGAGGCCGACCCCGACGACGAGCACGTGGTGGGCGTACTGACGCGGGCGGGGTTTACGGTCCACCCGACCACGCGGGCGCCGTTCAACAGCGTGAGCGAGGACGAGGAACGCCGCGGCGGCGACGGCGCGAAGCTACTCACGGGCCACTCGGAGTTCACCCCCAGCGCCGAGAAGCGCGCTCGGATCATGTCCTCGCTTGGGCAGGTCACCAAGACGCGCTCGGTGTACTTCGTCGAGGACGAGGCCAGCCGGGAGTCCGTCAAGGGTACCGCGCTGGTGTCGTGTGACGAGCTCGGCGAGACGGACGACCCCGAGGCGGTTCGGGACCTGATCCGGGAGCGCGCCGCGGAGCCGGGCGAAGCCTGA